A single Vigna radiata var. radiata cultivar VC1973A chromosome 8, Vradiata_ver6, whole genome shotgun sequence DNA region contains:
- the LOC106772340 gene encoding protein indeterminate-domain 5, chloroplastic: protein MAAASSSTPFLGIREESPQITAHHQPSTVAPITVPQKKRRNQPGTPNPDAEVIELSPKTLMATNRFICEVCNKGFQREQNLQLHRRGHNLPWKLKQKSTKEQKRKVYLCPEPTCVHHDPSRALGDLTGIKKHYSRKHGEKKWKCEKCSKKYAVQSDWKAHSKTCGTREYRCDCGTLFSRRDSFITHRAFCDALAQESARFPSNLNPLGSHLFGTNHTSLTLSQVGTQLSQVQNQNQTTSNNILRLGNVGAAVKFEHLIPPLNQSSFGHSPQSMPSSAFFMNDTTNQTLFEEHQSQQGPIFSNKQLHGLMQLTDLHGNTNNSDSSSVAAPDSNLFNLSFFPSSNGPNTIISGQFNNISGGDHGTTPPPLYVNNNPAVTDHLGSGFSSFFGDSLENVSSPHMSATVLLQKASQMGSTTTSGGSSLLRGMCSNNGSKAENGHHHHHSLQGLMNSIANGNTSLFRNMQGNENNLCGFHNLDESNNKLPQNLSVNFGGSDKLTLDFLGVGGMVRNMNGGFSQREQLQQQRVMGTEFFGP from the exons ATGGCGGCAGCTTCCTCATCCACTCCATTCTTGGGAATCAGAGAAGAAAGCCCTCAGATTACAGCACACCATCAACCCTCCACTGTGGCTCCAATCACAGTTCCTCAAAAGAAACGGAGGAATCAACCTGGAACACCAA ATCCAGACGCAGAGGTGATAGAACTATCTCCCAAGACCCTAATGGCAACAAACAGGTTTATATGTGAGGTGTGCAATAAAGGATTCCAAAGGGAGCAAAACCTACAGCTTCACAGAAGAGGACACAACCTTCCTTGGAAGCTAAAGCAGAAGAGTACAAAAGAGCAAAAAAGAAAGGTTTATCTTTGTCCCGAGCCCACCTGTGTCCATCATGATCCTTCAAGGGCCTTGGGAGACCTCACTGGGATCAAGAAGCACTACTCTCGCAAGCATGGTGAGAAGAAATGGAAGTGTGAAAAGTGCTCAAAGAAATATGCTGTTCAATCTGATTGGAAAGCACATTCTAAGACTTGTGGCACTAGAGAGTACAGATGTGACTGTGGCACTCTCTTCTCTAG GCGTGACAGTTTCATCACTCATAGGGCGTTCTGTGATGCGCTGGCACAAGAGAGTGCAAGATTCCCCAGTAACTTAAACCCTTTGGGGAGTCATTTGTTTGGCACAAACCACACTAGTTTAACCCTATCCCAAGTGGGTACTCAACTTTCCCAAGTTCAAAATCAGAACCAAACAACCTCTAACAACATCTTGCGCCTTGGAAATGTTGGTGCAGCTGTAAAGTTTGAGCACTTGATTCCACCTCTAAATCAGTCTTCATTTGGACACTCACCACAATCAATGCCTTCTTCAGCTTTCTTCATGAATGACACCACCAATCAAACATTATTTGAAGAACACCAATCGCAACAAGGACCAATATTCTCAAACAAACAACTACATGGCCTAATGCAGCTCACTGATCTTCATGGCAACACCAACAACTCCGATTCTTCATCAGTTGCTGCTCCTGATTCCAATCTTTTCAACCTCAGCTTCTTCCCTAGTAGCAATGGCCCTAACACCATTATCTCTGGTCAATTCAACAACATAAGCGGTGGTGACCACGGAACAACGCCACCACCACTCTATGTTAATAACAACCCTGCAGTAACTGACCATCTTGGTTCGGGTTTTTCTTCGTTCTTTGGTGATTCATTAGAAAACGTATCGTCCCCTCATATGTCTGCCACTGTGTTGCTTCAAAAAGCGTCACAAATGGGTTCGACCACAACCTCCGGCGGTTCTTCTTTACTTAGAGGAATGTGTAGCAATAATGGTTCCAAAGCTGAAAATggtcaccaccaccaccacagtCTTCAAGGGTTGATGAACTCTATCGCCAATGGAAACACGTCCTTGTTTAGGAACATGCAAGGGAACGAAAACAACCTTTGTGGCTTTCACAACTTGGACGAGTCCAACAATAAGTTGCCCCAGAATCTTAGTGTAAACTTTGGAGGTTCTGATAAGTTGACCTTAGACTTTTTGGGTGTTGGAGGAATGGTGAGAAATATGAATGGTGGATTTTCACAGAGAGAACAACTACAACAACAACGTGTCATGGGTACTGAGTTCTTTGGACCTTGA